CCCTGGGTTGTGGCGGGACCAAGATTACAAAGCCCCAACGGGGGCGGTCCTAGCGGGTTTTGGGGAGTCTTTCTTAGGGCCGCCCCGTTGGGGCTGGTGTCGGAATCTCCGTAACGAAACCCCAGGCGATGCCTGGGGCTATCTTAGAGCTGCCCCGTTGGGGCGTAGGACAGAACAAAAATCAACGTCGCATTTTCCGTGTCAATACCAACCTTTTGACAGCCCAGCGCTAGCCCACGGTTACCGCAGCGAACGGAGTTCCCCGCGTGCTTCCGTTGTGGTTCATCGCACACGAATTCGGAATTTGCTCCTATAACCGTCGCGTCTTCCAATTCTGGGCTTGTTTCATGGCAGATGGTTTTGATACCCCGTCAAGCCTGGAACCAGACTTTCGCCAGGATGAAGCGAAAGACACGCAAAGGAATGCGAACGATGGAAATTTTCGGCAAACGAATTGGCTACCGCCTCTCCGGCGGAGTCGCAACGATTCTTCTTGGGGCTTTTGCTGCCGCACAAGCGCAACAAAGTGAACTCCCTCGCGACACCGACCTGGCCGATCAAAACGTGCCAGCCTTGGATGCGCCTCGCTGGCAATCCGAGATGCCATCTCCGATTTCGATGCCCACCACCGACGACGGCGGGCCCATGAACTTCCTGGGCGCCTACGACGATTCGTCGGATCCAGGAACCATTCAGCAAACGGGTTACTCGGACGAAACGTTCGTCTCACAACCCGTTGAAATGGCCAGCCACAACGAACCGGCCGCTGGCCCCACACCGCTCTCGATGCCTGAACCCGCGACGCAATCCAGCGAACCGCAAGACGCCGGTCCCAGCATGACCATGTCTGCGATGGAGATGCCCGCTTCGATCGGAATGGGCATGCCACCGATGGATCAACCCGAAGACGCTTCAGCCGGCTCAATGCCGGAAGCCAATCTGGCGATGCCAGAGGCCGACCTGTCGATGCCGGGCGGATTTGGAATGCCCGACATGAGCGTGTCGATGACGACGCCTGAACAACCACAAGACGCTGGCCCCGCGATGAACATGCAAGGCATGTCGTTCGGCGACATGCCCGCCGATCCCCAAGCCGGTGGCAATGCCCCCAATCAGCCAATTGGCCCCCCTGCCGCTGGCGGCTTTGCAAACGAAGCTCCTTCCGACATCCCCGCCAATGACATGCGGATGCCTGAGCCCATGCAGATGCCCGATGACTCCCTGCCAAACTTGCCAGCCCCTCAATCCCAAGCGGCGGCCAACATGGAACCACCCGCTGACGCCACGTTTGGCGGGATGAACCACAACGGCCCAAGCGACATGGGATACGACCAACCCAATCAGTTCGGCCAACCTGAACCAATGAGCTCCAACGGCCTGCGTTCAGCTCCGGCTCCCACTGCCTACGGTGCCCCCGACCAATTCGCAGGTGCCGACCAACCGTACGCTGGTAGCAACCAACCTGGCACTTCCGATCAATTCGGCTCAGCCGATCAATTTGGTTCCTCCAACGCATCGGCTTATGGAGCCAACACCAACAACACAGCCCCTGGCTACAACAACCCGTCACCGGCGGCATCGACCCGCTTTGCCAGCCAACGCGAACTGCCTGGTGCTGGTTACGCGGCTCCCGGAGCCAACAATGGATATGGCGGCAACCAGTCAATCGCGGCTCAGCCCACGGCGTTTTCCATGCCTGGCGAACGACGCCTGGAAGGCATGCAAACGCCCAGCATTGTGATTCACAAAGAAGCACCACCGGAAGTCAAAGTCGGACAACCCGCCACGTTCAAACTCAACGTTCAAAATGTCGGCACGGCAGAAGCCCTCGGCGTCCGCGTCCATGACACCATACCAGCAGGCATGCGATTCAATGACGCATCGGGCAACCCAGTGATGCAAGGCGACGCCTTGACGTGGGAACTCGGTTCGTTGCCCGCGGGCGAACAACGCATCATCACGATGAACCTGACCCCCGTCGAAGAAGGCGAGTTGGGCAGCATCGCTCGTGTGACTTTCGAAGCCGCCGCCTCCGTGCGAACGCGAAGCACGCGTCCTGAACTCAAGGTGACTCAGCACGCACCCGCCAAGGTCTTGATCGGCCAACAACTCGAAATCGAACTGGAAGTTTCCAACGTCGGCTCGGGTGCGGCCACCAACGTGGTCCTTCGCGAAGATGTTCCCGAAGGCATGGACCACCCCGGCGGCCGGGAACTGGATTCTTTCCTGAGCACCCTGCGTCCCGGCGAAGTCCGACGTGAAGTCTTGCGAATGCGTGCCGTCGAGCCAGGACTCATCCGCAACACCGTGCACTTGGTGTCCGACGACGCGGAACCCACCAGCCACACTGTGGAAGTCGAAGTGGTCGCCCCTGAAATCGACATCCGCTTGACCGGTCCTGGACTACGTTTCCTGGAACGCCAAGCGACCTACGAAGTGGAGCTGATCAACCGTGGCACCGCCCCCGCTACCAACGTCGAGATCATCGCTCGCTTGGATCGCGGCTTCACGTTCGTCAGCACGGAAAACGCAGGGTACTACGATCCCAACCGCCACGCCGTCCTATGGTCAGTCGCCTCATTGCCACCTGGGAAACCAGCCAAGGTGCCGTTGACCTTGCTGCCGGTTGAAGAGGGCGAACAAGCCATTCAGCTGGAAGCCACGGCGGACCTCAACTCAAGAGCCACCAGCGAAAGCACCGTCCGAGTCGAATCACAATCGGAACTCAGCTTCAGCATTTCGGACTTGGCTGACCCCATCGAACAAGGGGCCGAAACCACCTACGAAATCCGATTGCAAAACTCGGGTTCGCGAAACGACTCGAACGTCCAAGTCCGCTTGATGGTCCCACCTGGCATGGAAGTGCTGGGCTCCGACGCGGAAGTCCGCCCTGACGGACAAGGCGGAATGGTCTTCGCACCTGAGCAAGAAATGCCGGCCGGGTCCGAACGGACCTACCGCATTCGTGTTCGCGGGGTGACTGCCGACACGCACTTGGTGAAAGCCATTGTGACCAGCGATCAGTCGCCCAAACCCGTCACCAAAGAAGAGTCCACGATGGTCTACGCGGACCACTGAGAACCAAGCGATCACAACCTGCGTCCTATCTCGGGTGGTTTCATCACCCGAGACGCCGACCTACAGTATCTGTCGGCGGGTGAGTGGCACCCGTCCCAGTGACTGTTCGTCTGCCGCGGAGGACCGCCCGTGAGTGATCGCGTTCTGATTGTCGAATCCGAGGCTGTTGCGCGCAATGAATTGGTGCGCATCCTGAACGACGATTCTCGTGAAGTGATTGCAGTTGCGTCCTGCGACCAGTCCCTCCAAGAGCTGGAAGTCGCCTCGTTCGATTTGATCATCACGGAACTTCCGCAGTGTAAATCATCCAGTTTTAACTCGCCGGAATCGAGCTCTCCGTCCAGTGACGCTGGCACCGCTGCGATTCGCTGGGTTGAAAAACTGCGTGAGGTCGCTCCCCGTGTTCCGATCATCCTGATCACGCGAGAGGGTGCTGAACCGGTCGCCGGCGAAGCACTGATGCGAGGCGCCGCCACCTACATCCCCTTGCACCTGGCAGCGGAAGGCCTGGTCGACACGGTCGAACAAGTCCTCAAGGTCAGCCGCTCGGCATCGCAAGCGACCGACATCGATCAATGCGTCTCCAGAATCAAGTTGGAACTGGTGCTTCCCAGCCACGAGCAGTTGGTTCCCGCCGTGATCGCGAGACTGGAACAGGAACTTGCACAACTGCACCTGTTCGACGAAATGACCTGGACCCAAATCGCGATGGCTCTCGATGAAGCCATCCTCAACGCGATGATCCATGGCAACTTGGAAGTCGAATCCGCGCTTCGCGAAGTTGACAATGGCGAGGCCTACCAAGAAAAGATTCGGCGACACCGCGAACTACCTCCGTTCGACGAACGTCGAACCTATGTGACGCTGACCGCCACACGCAGCCAAGCCGTGTTCGTCATCCGCGACCAAGGCCCCGGTTATGATGTCTCGGCGCTGCCTGATCCCACCGATCCCGCCAACCTGGAATCGATTGGTGGACGTGGGCTGTTACTGATCAGTGCCTTCATGGACGAAATCCATCACAATGAAGTTGGCAATGAACTGACGATGATCAAACGCAAGCGATCTGACAGTTCCGCGTCGTGATTGCCCCTCGGTTCGCTCCACAGTTCTTCTCGTACTTGCCATGACTCCGGTGCACCCCGGCGATCACTCCTCTGCAGCGTTGCTGCGCGATCAAGAAGCGATCGAGCAATCCATGTGCTTCGGTCGCTCCATCCGTTGGTCAGCCCTGCGAATCGCTGGCGTGGAAATCTCCGTCGCGATGTCGTTGCCACTGGGCCTGTTCGCCGCGATCGCCTTTGGTGTTTCCGCGCACCTGTCTGACAACGCGTCCGCTTCCAGCTGGGCGCCGGCTGCCCAGTGGATGGGCTGGCTGATCGGGTCTTGGGCTCTCGGCCTGATGGTGCAAACTGGAATCGCGGTCGGGCACCAACGAATCGCGAAAGTCCACCGCGGTGGTTGCATCGTCACGGCGGGAGGCGTCTGGACCGCTCCCACGCAACGCCCACATGGGATCTCAGTGTCCGGCGTGTTGATGATTTGGTCACTCTGCATGCTGGCACTTGGACTCGGGTCATTGTCACTGATCGGTGTTTCCTTCCTCACGATGGACGCACCGCGAAGTGGCGGTCCGATCGTCTGGCTGGACGACCCTTGGGCTGCGGCAGCCTGGCTGTGGTGCTTGCAAGGCATTTGGAATCTGCTTCCCTTGCCTCAGTCGCTCGGACGAGTCGGCTGGGCATTGGTTTTCGCATTGTTCGGTGGTGGCCCCCAACAAGACCCACGAGCATGCCTTCGTGCGATGCGTGCCTGGGTGATCGCAATGGCGTTGCTGACACTCATCGGCGGCAACGTGCTGCTGCATTCCAGCGGTGTGATCTCGCAGGCGGGTGGACTGGCCTGGCCAGCCGTGGCCGGTGTCGTTGCCCTGTCCCTTTGGCTGTTCACCTCCGCTGGATCGTCAGACTTAACCGCCATCTACGAATCGATCGTCCGGAGAGCCGAGTACACCGAGGTCGGCGAGCAAAACCCCATCGGTCGATTTCGAGGCCAGTTTGGGCCAATGGCAAGCTGGCGGCGATACCAAGTCCGCCGCCAAGACGCCGCACAGCAACAACGCCTGCGGGAAGCCATGGCAAGAGAGCACCGCGAAGCGGATGATGCGTCTCGCGTCGATGAGATTCTCCAGCGACTGCACCGGGACGGAGTCGATTCACTGGCCGACGACGAACGTGAACTCCTGCAACGAGTCAGTTTAGCGCTTAAGAATGAGCGTCGCAGTATCGAGCGAGACGTCGACGACAAAGACTAATTGCTACAGTCGGAATAAACGAACGGGGGGGACTGTCGACCACCACAAGCAAAACCGATTGATTGCCTGCCAAGTGTCATCGAAGTGGTACGGTTTTGCATGACCGCTTCCTTCACCACATCGAACACCGACATCGACCCGCTGCACGCCAGCGTGTTGGCTGGGATCTGTGTTGCCGAACGAGCTGCTGAAGAAGCGAACAACGTCAGTGCCAATCCTCACGATGCGATGGAGCGGGTCAACCAAACACTCGTCAACGACATCGAACAACTCTCGATCTCTCTTTCGGACAAGTTCGAAGAGATTCGGTTGATCCATGATCTGACCGCGAAACTGGAATTGGAAAGCGATGCAAACGCGATTTGCATCGACATGCTGAAACAACTTTCCGTCTGCGTTCCCTGGCAAACCGCAGTGGTGGAACTTTGCCCGGCGGATCCGGAATGCGTCGACGATGAACCGGAACGATTGGCCATCGGAGAACCGGTCGACACCAAGAACCTAGAAGCGATCATCGCTGCCGCGTGGCGACACACCGCCAAGACTCATGGCATTGTCCGTGACATCACGATCGTCAACCAAAGCGCCGAACCACAACTCAGCAACTGCCGGTTGATGATCTTGCCGATCCACCGCGGCAGCACTCACCTGGGACGCATGGTCGCGATCCGGACACTCGATCAACCTGAATTCAACACCGTTGACATCGACCTGGTGCGTTCTGTCCTGATGATGTTGTCGATGCACTTGGTCAACCAACGCCAGTACATCGAAATGCAATCGATGCTGGAAGGCATGGTGCGTTCTCTCGCATCCGCACTGGATGCCAAGGACGCCTACACTTGCGGGCACAGCTCCCGAGTGGCCGACCTTGCCGTTGCCCTGTCTCGTCGCCTGGGCATGTCTCAGTACGATTCGGACTCCTTGCAACTGGCCGGCATCTTGCATGACATCGGCAAGATTGGCATCGACGATTCAGTGCTGAAAAAACCGGGCGCCTTGACCGCCGAAGAATTCGACCAAATCAAACAACACCCCGTTCTGGGCTACGAGATCCTCAAGGGAATTCGCCCCTTCCGGCACATTCTCCCAGCCGTGCGCCACCACCATGAATCCTGGGACGGTCGCGGATACCCAGACGGACTGGCCGGTGACAACATTCCCCGTGCGGCACAAATCCTGGCCGTTGCGGATTCGTTTGATGCCATGGTCAGCGACCGCCCCTATCGTCGCGGCATGCCACTTAAGAAAGTCCGCAAGATCTTCGAGGAAGGTCGTGGGAAACAATGGGCATCCGATGTTGTTGACGCCCTGCTCAGCAACGAAGAACTGATGATCCGTTTTGCGGAGAACTATCAATCACCACCGGAAACTGAATCCCAAGCATGTACCTGATCGCGGTTGACGAAGCCGGCTATGGACCGAAACTCGGACCGCTGGTTGTCGCCGCGACACTCTGGGAAGGCCCCGCCGAATCGTCGACTTGGGACGACACACTCGCGGCGACATGGGAGGTCATGAAGACGCCGGTGCTGATCAACGGGCAGCGGATCCGGGTCGACGACTCCAAACGCATTTTCCAAAGTCGCACTCAGCGACGCGGCGACACTTCGCCCTTGGGCAATCTGCACCGGGTGCTCTCCTTTGCCCATCGCTCGATGAGCCGCCCTGAATCCACTTGGCAAGAACGCTTGCAGACGTTGATCCCCGATGACCTCAACGACGTGGCTGCCGTCCCGTGGCTCGCAGAAATGCTGGCACCAGGGAACTGGCTGGAAGAATTGCCCAACACCTGGCTGACGGAAGACGCCGTCTCACCAGCAGTCGCTGCCTGGTCGCTGCCCGACTGGAAGCTCACCGACGCGCAAACGAGACTGGTCACCGCAAAAGCCTTCAACGCGTTCTGCGAACCTTCGCCCATCACCGGTGCGTCCGCCAACAAGAGCGACCTCTTGGGTGAGACCAGCCTGGGCTTGGTCGCCTCTCTGATCGAGTCGCGAAAACTGGACTCCCACCGGCACGGGCAGATCTTCTTTGACCGACACGGCGGGCGACGCTATTACGCCGGCGTCATTGCGGCCACCTTTCCCGACGCCATCGTTCGCGTGGTGGATGAAACCAGTCGCTGCAGCGTCTACGATGTGGAGACCGAGAAGCATCAACTGAGAATGCACTTCACCGTCAAAGGCGATTCGTTTGTGCCCGTTGCAATGTCGTCCTTGCACGCGAA
Above is a window of Rhodopirellula islandica DNA encoding:
- a CDS encoding COG1361 S-layer family protein, which encodes MKRKTRKGMRTMEIFGKRIGYRLSGGVATILLGAFAAAQAQQSELPRDTDLADQNVPALDAPRWQSEMPSPISMPTTDDGGPMNFLGAYDDSSDPGTIQQTGYSDETFVSQPVEMASHNEPAAGPTPLSMPEPATQSSEPQDAGPSMTMSAMEMPASIGMGMPPMDQPEDASAGSMPEANLAMPEADLSMPGGFGMPDMSVSMTTPEQPQDAGPAMNMQGMSFGDMPADPQAGGNAPNQPIGPPAAGGFANEAPSDIPANDMRMPEPMQMPDDSLPNLPAPQSQAAANMEPPADATFGGMNHNGPSDMGYDQPNQFGQPEPMSSNGLRSAPAPTAYGAPDQFAGADQPYAGSNQPGTSDQFGSADQFGSSNASAYGANTNNTAPGYNNPSPAASTRFASQRELPGAGYAAPGANNGYGGNQSIAAQPTAFSMPGERRLEGMQTPSIVIHKEAPPEVKVGQPATFKLNVQNVGTAEALGVRVHDTIPAGMRFNDASGNPVMQGDALTWELGSLPAGEQRIITMNLTPVEEGELGSIARVTFEAAASVRTRSTRPELKVTQHAPAKVLIGQQLEIELEVSNVGSGAATNVVLREDVPEGMDHPGGRELDSFLSTLRPGEVRREVLRMRAVEPGLIRNTVHLVSDDAEPTSHTVEVEVVAPEIDIRLTGPGLRFLERQATYEVELINRGTAPATNVEIIARLDRGFTFVSTENAGYYDPNRHAVLWSVASLPPGKPAKVPLTLLPVEEGEQAIQLEATADLNSRATSESTVRVESQSELSFSISDLADPIEQGAETTYEIRLQNSGSRNDSNVQVRLMVPPGMEVLGSDAEVRPDGQGGMVFAPEQEMPAGSERTYRIRVRGVTADTHLVKAIVTSDQSPKPVTKEESTMVYADH
- a CDS encoding ATP-binding response regulator: MSDRVLIVESEAVARNELVRILNDDSREVIAVASCDQSLQELEVASFDLIITELPQCKSSSFNSPESSSPSSDAGTAAIRWVEKLREVAPRVPIILITREGAEPVAGEALMRGAATYIPLHLAAEGLVDTVEQVLKVSRSASQATDIDQCVSRIKLELVLPSHEQLVPAVIARLEQELAQLHLFDEMTWTQIAMALDEAILNAMIHGNLEVESALREVDNGEAYQEKIRRHRELPPFDERRTYVTLTATRSQAVFVIRDQGPGYDVSALPDPTDPANLESIGGRGLLLISAFMDEIHHNEVGNELTMIKRKRSDSSAS
- a CDS encoding AAA family ATPase, whose product is MTPVHPGDHSSAALLRDQEAIEQSMCFGRSIRWSALRIAGVEISVAMSLPLGLFAAIAFGVSAHLSDNASASSWAPAAQWMGWLIGSWALGLMVQTGIAVGHQRIAKVHRGGCIVTAGGVWTAPTQRPHGISVSGVLMIWSLCMLALGLGSLSLIGVSFLTMDAPRSGGPIVWLDDPWAAAAWLWCLQGIWNLLPLPQSLGRVGWALVFALFGGGPQQDPRACLRAMRAWVIAMALLTLIGGNVLLHSSGVISQAGGLAWPAVAGVVALSLWLFTSAGSSDLTAIYESIVRRAEYTEVGEQNPIGRFRGQFGPMASWRRYQVRRQDAAQQQRLREAMAREHREADDASRVDEILQRLHRDGVDSLADDERELLQRVSLALKNERRSIERDVDDKD
- a CDS encoding HD-GYP domain-containing protein, with amino-acid sequence MTASFTTSNTDIDPLHASVLAGICVAERAAEEANNVSANPHDAMERVNQTLVNDIEQLSISLSDKFEEIRLIHDLTAKLELESDANAICIDMLKQLSVCVPWQTAVVELCPADPECVDDEPERLAIGEPVDTKNLEAIIAAAWRHTAKTHGIVRDITIVNQSAEPQLSNCRLMILPIHRGSTHLGRMVAIRTLDQPEFNTVDIDLVRSVLMMLSMHLVNQRQYIEMQSMLEGMVRSLASALDAKDAYTCGHSSRVADLAVALSRRLGMSQYDSDSLQLAGILHDIGKIGIDDSVLKKPGALTAEEFDQIKQHPVLGYEILKGIRPFRHILPAVRHHHESWDGRGYPDGLAGDNIPRAAQILAVADSFDAMVSDRPYRRGMPLKKVRKIFEEGRGKQWASDVVDALLSNEELMIRFAENYQSPPETESQACT
- a CDS encoding ribonuclease H family protein; protein product: MYLIAVDEAGYGPKLGPLVVAATLWEGPAESSTWDDTLAATWEVMKTPVLINGQRIRVDDSKRIFQSRTQRRGDTSPLGNLHRVLSFAHRSMSRPESTWQERLQTLIPDDLNDVAAVPWLAEMLAPGNWLEELPNTWLTEDAVSPAVAAWSLPDWKLTDAQTRLVTAKAFNAFCEPSPITGASANKSDLLGETSLGLVASLIESRKLDSHRHGQIFFDRHGGRRYYAGVIAATFPDAIVRVVDETSRCSVYDVETEKHQLRMHFTVKGDSFVPVAMSSLHAKCLREIAMAFLNHFFEDRWLGPNPFQPTAGYPVDADRFLKDAASTLNTHCISKSDLIRCR